The proteins below come from a single Xenopus tropicalis strain Nigerian chromosome 9, UCB_Xtro_10.0, whole genome shotgun sequence genomic window:
- the LOC100487471 gene encoding oocyte zinc finger protein XlCOF7.1-like: MGCSLNTLQMKGNIYNENAHPSPKKSEKKNKLLGKYSCNECHKHFTQKNDFEKHHRTHTGEKPFSCSECGKCFTNVSNLIRHQRTHTGEKPFSCSECGKSFSTKPELDVHHRTHTGEKPFPCCDCGKCFTNVSNLIRHQRTHTGEKPFSCSECGKCFTNVSNLIRHQRTHTGEKPFSCSECGKSFSTKPELDLHHRAHTGEKPFPCSDCGKCFTSISNLIRHQRTHSGEKPFSCSECGKCFSNGSNVIRHHRTHTGEKPFSCSECGNYFSTKPELDRHHKTHTGVKPFSCSECGNSFLTKPELARHHKTHTGVKPFSCSECGKCFITKPELYVHHRTHTGEKPFSCSECGKCFTNVSNLIRHQRTHTGEKTFSCCECGKCFSKQFDLDHHHQRTHKGEKPLSCSK; this comes from the coding sequence atggggtgcagcctgaataccTTACAAATGAAGGGTAATATTTACAATGAAAATGCCCACCCATCTCCAAAgaaatctgagaaaaaaaataaattacttgggaaatacagctgcaatgagtgtCATAAACATTTTACTCAGAAGAACGACTTTGAAAAACATcatagaactcacacaggggagaaaccattttcttgctctgaatgtgggaaatgttttacaaatGTTTCTAATCTTattcgtcatcaaaggactcacacaggggaaaaaccattttcttgttctgaatgtggaaaatcTTTTTCAACAAAACCAGAACTTGATGTTcatcatagaacccacacaggggagaaaccatttccttgttgtgattgtgggaaatgttttacaaatGTTTCTAATCTTattcgtcatcaaaggactcacacaggggaaaaaccattttcttgctctgaatgtgggaaatgttttacaaatGTTTCTAATCTTattcgtcatcaaaggactcacacaggggaaaaaccattttcttgttctgaatgtggaaaatcTTTTTCAACAAAACCAGAACTTGATCTTCATCATAGagcccacacaggggagaaaccatttccttgttctgattgtgggaaatgttttacaagTATTTCTAATCTTattcgtcatcaaaggactcactcAGGGgaaaaaccattttcttgttctgaatgtgggaaatgtttttcaaatggaTCTAACGTTATACGTCATCACAGAacccacactggggagaaaccattttcttgttctgaatgtggaaatTATTTTTCAACAAAACCTGAACTTGATCGTCATCACAAAACCCACACAGGggtgaaaccattttcttgttctgaatgtggaaatTCTTTTTTAACAAAACCTGAACTTGCTCGTCATCACAAAACCCACACAGGggtgaaaccattttcttgctctgaatgtgggaaatgttttataacaaaaCCAGAACTTTATGTTcatcatagaacccacacaggggagaaaccattttcttgctctgaatgtgggaaatgttttacaaatGTTTCTAATCTTattcgtcatcaaaggactcacacaggggaaaaaacattttcttgttgcgaatgtgggaaatgtttttcaaagcaatTTGACCTTGATCATCATCATCAAAGGACTCATAAAGGGGAGAAACCATTATCTTGTTCTAAATGA